A region from the Vicia villosa cultivar HV-30 ecotype Madison, WI linkage group LG3, Vvil1.0, whole genome shotgun sequence genome encodes:
- the LOC131662098 gene encoding UTP--glucose-1-phosphate uridylyltransferase-like, which yields MATTDKLSNLQSATAALSQISENEKNGFINLVARYLSGEAQHVEWSKIQTPTDEVVVPYDSLAPTPEGASDVKSLLDKLVVLKLNGGLGTTMGCTGPKSVIEVRDGLTFLDLIVIQIENLNSKYGSSVPLLLMNSFNTHDDTQKIVEKYTNSNVEIHTFNQSQYPRLVVDDFLPLPSKGQTGKDGWYPPGHGDVFSSLMNSGKLDTLISQGKEYVFVANSDNLGALVDLKLLNHLIENKNEYCMEVTPKTLADVKGGTLISYEGRVQLLEIAQVPDEHVGEFKSIEKFKIFNTNNLWVNLKAIKRLVEADALKMEIIPNPKEVDGVKVLQLETAAGAAIKFFDKAIGINVPRSRFLPVKATSDLLLVQSDLYTLQDGFVVRNQARANPENPSIELGPEYKKVSSFLGRFKSIPSIVELDSLKVAGDVWFGAGVTLKGKVSIVAKPDVKLEIPDGTVLANKEINGPEDL from the exons ATGGCCACCACCGATAAACTCTCCAACCTTCAATCCGCCACCGCTGCATTGTCCCAAATCAG CGAAAACGAGAAGAACGGATTCATCAACCTCGTCGCTCGTTATCTGAG TGGAGAAGCACAGCATGTTGAATGGAGTAAGATCCAGACTCCTACTGATGAAGTGGTTGTGCCTTATGACAGTTTGGCACCAACTCCTGAGG GCGCTTCAGATGTGAAGAGCCTCTTGGACAAGCTTGTGGTTTTGAAGCTTAATGGAGGATTGGGAACAACTATGGGCTGCACTGGTCCAAA ATCTGTCATTGAAGTTCGTGATGGCTTGACATTTCTTGATTTAATTGTCATCCAAATTGAG AATCTCAATTCCAAATATGGAAGCAGTGTTCCATTGCTTTTGATGAACTCATTCAACACTCATGATGACACTCAAAAG ATTGTTGAAAAATATACAAACTCAAATGTTGAGATTCATACATTTAACCAG AGCCAATATCCTCGATTAGTTGTTGATGACTTCTTGCCACTTCCATCTAAAGGGCAGACTGGAAAGGATGGCTG GTATCCTCCTGGCCATGGAGATGTCTTCTCATCACTAATGAACAGTGGAAAGCTTGATACACTAATATCACAG GGTAAGGAGTATGTGTTTGTTGCCAATTCAGATAACTTGGGTGCCCTAGTTGATTTGA AACTCTTAAATCATTTGATCGAGAACAAGAATGAATACTGTATGGAG GTGACTCCTAAGACATTGGCTGATGTGAAAGGTGGCACTCTTATTTCTTATGAAGGAAGAGTTCAG CTCCTGGAAATCGCTCAAGTCCCAGATGAACAT GTCGGTGAATTTAAGTCGATAGAGAAGTTCAAAATTTTCAATACAAATAACTT ATGGGTGAACTTAAAAGCAATTAAAAGGCTTGTTGAGGCCGAtgctctgaaaatggagattatTCCCAACCCTAAG GAAGTTGATGGAGTAAAAGTTCTTCAGCTGGAGACAGCAGCTGGTGCAGCTATTAAG TTCTTTGATAAGGCTATTGGAATTAATGTTCCTCGATCCCGCTTCCTTCCAGTGAAGGCAACTTCAGATTTGCTTCTTGTTCAG TCAGACCTTTACACTTTACAAGATGGATTTGTTGTTAGGAACCAAGCTAGGGCAAATCCTGAAAACCCTTCTATTGAATTAGGGCCGGAATATAAGAAG GTTAGCAGCTTCTTGGGAAGGTTCAAGTCAATCCCCAGTATTGTTGAGCTTGACAGTCTAAAAGTGGCAGGCGATGTATGGTTTGGAGCTGGTGTTACCCTTAAG GGAAAAGTAAGTATCGTTGCAAAACCAGACGTAAAGCTGGAAATACCTGACGGGACTGTGCTTGCAAACAAG GAAATTAATGGTCCTGAGGATCTGTGA
- the LOC131662099 gene encoding FACT complex subunit SPT16-like → MSDHRNGSAQAANGKSNAQAANGKSSAAGSAYAIDLITFQTRLKSFYNHWDEHRADIWGSSDAVAVACPPPSEDLRYLKSTALFLWLLGFEFPETIMVFTKAQIHVLCSQKKASIIESVKKSARESVGVEIVLHVKPKNDDGASLMDAIIRAIRVQSKSDGHDSSTVGHITREEPEGKLLEAWAEKLKNSKFNLSDVANGFSALFSAKSNEEITSIKRAAYLTTSVMKNFVVSKLENVIDEEKKILHSTLMEETEKVILEPSKVNCKLKADNVDICYPPIFQSGGKFDLKPSAVSNDEALYYDSASVIICAVGARYKSYCSNIARSFLIDADPIQSKAYEVLLKAHEATIGSLKPGNKLSAAYLAAVSVVEKDAPDMVSCLTKSAGTGIGIEFRESGLNINAKNDQIVKEGMVFNVSIGFQNLQCENSKSKNKIFSLLLADTVIINKDKADVVTSMSSKALKDVAYSFNEDEEEEKPKSKAVHRGAEPLVSKTTLRSDNHEISKEELRRQHQAELARQKNEETARRLAGGGNEGGDNRSSSRSSAELVAYKNINDLPPPREMMIQIDQKSEAVLLPINGSMVPFHVAFIRTVSSQQDTNRNCYVRIIFNVPGTPFSPHDSNSMKFQGSIYLKEASFRSKDSRHISEVVQSIKTLRRQVVARESERAERATLVTQEKLQLANNRFKPIRLSDLWIRPAFGGRGRKIPGTLEAHVNGFRYSTTRSDERVDVMFANIKHAFFQPAENEMITLLHFHLHNHIMVGNKKTKDVQFYVEVMDMVQNVGGGKRSAYDPDELEEEQRERERKNKINVEFQSFVNRVNDLWGQPQFSGLDLEFDQPLRELGFPGVPHKSSVFIVPTSACLVELIETPFLVVTLGEIEIVNLERVGLGQKNFDMTIVFKDFKRDVLRIDSIPSTSLDGIKEWLDTTDIKYYESRLNLNWRQILKTITDDPKSFIEGGGWEFLNLEATDSESDNSEESDKGYEPSDMEPESDSEEEASESESLVESEEDEEEEDSEEDSEEEKGKTWEELEREASNADREKGNESDSEEDRKRRKAKAFGKSRGNISSSMPKRSKLR, encoded by the coding sequence ATGTCAGACCATCGAAATGGAAGTGCACAAGCTGCCAATGGAAAATCCAATGCTCAAGCTGCCAATGGAAAATCTAGTGCAGCTGGTTCGGCCTATGCTATTGATCTGATTACATTTCAAACCAGACTGAAGTCATTTTACAATCATTGGGATGAACATAGAGCAGATATCTGGGGCTCTTCTGACGCAGTTGCTGTTGCATGTCCTCCACCTTCAGAAGATCTAAGATACCTTAAATCTACTGCTCTGTTCTTGTGGCTCCTTGGATTTGAGTTCCCGGAAACAATAATGGTCTTCACAAAGGCGCAGATCCATGTATTGTGCAGCCAAAAGAAGGCATCTATTATCGAATCTGTCAAAAAATCTGCCCGAGAGTCAGTTGGTGTGGAGATTGTATTGCATGTCAAGCCTAAAAATGACGATGGAGCTTCTCTTATGGATGCTATTATCCGTGCCATCCGTGTTCAGTCAAAGTCTGATGGCCATGATTCTTCCACTGTTGGACACATAACTAGAGAGGAACCTGAAGGGAAATTGCTTGAAGCATGGgctgaaaaattaaaaaactcaaaatttaatctGAGCGATGTGGCAAATGGATTTTCTGCATTGTTTTCTGCAAAAAGTAATGAAGAAATTACATCCATCAAGAGAGCCGCATACCTCACAACCAGTGTGATGAAGAACTTTGTAGTTTCAAAGCTTGAGAATGTAATTGATGAAGAGAAGAAAATTTTACATTCTACATTGATGGAGGAGACTGAGAAAGTTATACTGGAGCCTTCAAAAGTCAACTGCAAACTGAAGGCAGATAATGTTGACATCTGTTACCCTCCAATTTTTCAGAGTGGGGGGAAGTTTGATCTTAAGCCTAGTGCTGTCAGCAACGATGAGGCACTATACTATGACTCTGCCAGTGTAATTATATGTGCAGTCGGTGCCCGGTACAAAAGCTACTGCTCAAATATAGCCAGGAGCTTCCTGATTGATGCAGACCCTATTCAAAGTAAGGCTTATGAGGTTCTTCTTAAAGCACATGAGGCCACTATTGGTTCTCTAAAGCCTGGGAATAAGTTGAGTGCTGCATATCTAGCTGCAGTTTCTGTTGTGGAAAAGGATGCCCCTGACATGGTTTCCTGTTTGACAAAGTCTGCTGGGACAGGAATTGGCATTGAGTTTCGGGAGTCAGGTTTGAATATTAATGCTAAGAATGACCAGATAGTTAAAGAAGGCATGGTATTCAATGTGTCAATTGGATTTCAGAATTTGCAATGTGAGAACAGTAAGTCCAAGAACAAGATCTTCTCTCTCTTGCTTGCTGACACAGTGATCATCAACAAAGACAAGGCAGATGTTGTGACTTCGATGAGCTCCAAAGCTTTAAAAGATGTGGCTTATTCTTTCAATGAGGATGAGGAAGAAGAAAAGCCCAAATCAAAGGCTGTTCACAGAGGTGCAGAACCCTTGGTGTCTAAGACAACTCTAAGGTCAGACAATCATGAGATTTCTAAAGAGGAACTTCGTAGACAGCATCAGGCAGAACTTGCTCGTCAGAAAAATGAAGAAACTGCTAGGCGGCTTGCTGGTGGTGGTAATGAGGGCGGAGACAACCGTTCTTCTTCCAGGTCTTCTGCAGAACTGGTTGCCTACAAGAACATAAATGACCTTCCCCCTCCCAGAGAGATGATGATTCAGATTGATCAAAAGAGTGAAGCAGTTCTCTTGCcaattaatggaagtatggttccTTTTCACGTGGCTTTCATTCGAACTGTTTCCAGCCAGCAGGACACCAATCGCAATTGCTATGTTAGAATTATTTTCAATGTTCCTGGGACCCCTTTCAGTCCTCATGATTCAAACTCGATGAAGTTTCAAGGATCTATATATTTGAAGGAAGCTTCATTCCGCTCTAAGGATTCAAGGCATATAAGTGAGGTTGTGCAATCCATCAAAACACTCAGACGACAAGTTGTAGCAAGGGAGTCCGAGAGAGCTGAGAGAGCAACTTTGGTTACCCAGGAGAAACTGCAGCTTGCCAACAACAGATTTAAGCCAATAAGATTGTCTGACCTTTGGATTCGCCCTGCTTTTGGTGGGCGTGGAAGGAAGATACCGGGCACTCTTGAGGCTCATGTGAATGGGTTTCGATATTCTACCACCAGATCTGATGAGCGTGTTGATGTGATGTTTGCTAATATTAAACATGCTTTCTTCCAGCCTGCAGAAAATGAAATGATTACCCTCCTGCACTTTCATCTGCACAACCATATTATGGTAGGAAATAAGAAGACCAAGGATGTTCAGTTTTATGTTGAGGTAATGGACATGGTCCAGAATGTTGGAGGTGGGAAGAGATCAGCTTATGAtcctgatgagcttgaagaagagCAAAGAGAGAGGGAGAGAAAGAACAAGATTAATGTAGAGTTTCAAAGCTTTGTGAATCGGGTAAATGATCTCTGGGGACAACCACAATTCAGTGGCCTTGACTTGGAGTTTGATCAACCTCTTAGAGAACTTGGCTTCCCTGGTGTACCTCATAAATCTTCAGTATTTATTGTCCCTACCTCAGCCTGCCTTGTTGAACTGATAGAGACTCCTTTCCTTGTTGTCACCCTAGGTGAGATTGAGATTGTGAATCTGGAGAGGGTTGGTCTTGGGCAGAAGAACTTTGATATGACAATTGTATTTAAGGACTTCAAGCGGGATGTCCTCAGGATCGATTCTATCCCTTCTACATCACTTGATGGCATCAAGGAGTGGCTTGACACAACAGACATCAAATACTATGAAAGCAGGCTGAATCTGAACTGGCGTCAGATCCTAAAGACAATCACTGACGATCCTAAAAGCTTCATTGAAGGTGGTGGCTGGGAGTTTCTGAACTTAGAAGCTACTGATTCAGAATCTGATAACTCAGAGGAATCAGATAAAGGTTATGAACCATCTGATATGGAGcctgaatcagattctgaagaggagGCTTCTGAAAGTGAATCACTTGTTGAATctgaggaggatgaggaggaagAGGACTCAGAAGAGGATTCAGAGGAAGAGAAGGGAAAGACTTGGGAAGAACTGGAGAGGGAAGCAAGCAATGCGGATAGGGAGAAAGGGAATGAGTCTGACAGTGAAGAAGACAGGAAAAGAAGGAAGGCTAAAGCCTTTGGTAAGTCTCGAGGCAATATAAGTAGTAGTATGCCAAAGCGATCCAAGTTAAGATAG